A stretch of DNA from Mycobacterium senriense:
CCCAACTACATCAGCCTGGCCAGCCCGTTCGCCTTCTCCGGACTGTCCTTCTTCCACACCATCGAATACCAGATGCGGCACATGGACCGACTGCTCGGCGAGGTCAAGCGTAGAGGTGCCACGACCTTCGAGGTGACCGAAGAGGCCACCGATCAATTCATGGAGCGGATGACCAAACGGCTGGACAATTCGGTGTTCTACGCAGGCAACTGCGCCACGTCCCGGTCGTATTACTTCAGTCCCAGCGGTGAGGCATCGTTGCTGCGGCCGACGTCAACACTCAACTCGATACGAGAGGCCGCGACCTTCTCGTTCAGCGACTACGTCATCGCCTAGACACCTCAGCGGCGCGCGGACCCGGTCAACGGTTGCCCGTTGGCGGACTGCAGCAGGCAGATCACGGTGCTCGGGGTGGGGTTTGCGCCGGTGCGGTCCTGGTTCGAGTCGATGAGATAGGTGATCGACAACCGGCCGCCGTCAACGGATTGACCGGTGTACGGGGCTAATCCGGCCGCGCAATCGCGATTGGCGACGGTGGCGATGGCAGCGTCGACGGCCATCGGGGCGCGGAGATACACCTCGGCTAAATGCGCTGTCGCGCAATCGACCACGGTGACGTTGACGCGACTCCCGTCGGCGGGCGGCAGATCGGTCACGCATTCGCCGGCCCGCAGGTCGATCCACTTCTCGGTGTGCGCCCCAGGCTGTAATGGCGCGGCGGTGGCCATCGCGCAGGAACCCAACATGGCGACGGCGGTCACGCCGCACATCGTGTGAAGGCTTGAAAACCGCATCGCAGCCTCCCTCGCTCCATCCTTAGCGGTGGAGTTTAGGCGGTGTCGGTCAGCGCCGGGTCCGGTTTTTCCGACGACATCGACATGAACCCTCGAAGGCACCGCGCGGCCAGCCACCAGTTCGCCGGCTTCTTCATGTCCAGTCCGCCCAGGAGCTGCTTGATCATGGTCAGCGTGTCGAAGTAAATGCGTTCGCAGACAAGGGTTTCGGTGGTATCGAAGACGAAGTATGCGGTCATGCGGACGCGGAACCGGCTGCCGGTGGGCGGGACCTTGCCCAGGTAGCCGCGGTGCGTGCCCATCAGCCAGAATTCGACGATCACCGCGTCGGCGCTGTGGCGCAGCGCGATGATTTCGTGGTCCTGGTCGGGAAATGCGGTCCGTGTGTAGGCGTAGTAGTCGCGCACCGCTGCGTCGCCGTCGTGCACGAGCATCTGGGGGATCAGCTCGTAGCGCGGGTGCGGGAAGGTCGCCAAGACGTCGTCCCAGGCCTCGCGGACCTCGTCGTGGAAGTGGTCGAGGACGAGTTTCTGGCGGACGGCCAGTACCTCGGCGGCGGGGAACGCGGGAATGGTCACGGGGTCAGCGTAATCCCGGAATCGATAGCGCATGCGCTATCGGTTTCGAGATAGCGACATACCCTCGGGGAGAGGCGAATTCGACGCGGGATTACCGGGGCGGGGTCCAGGCCACCGGCAGGGTTTTGATGCCGTGGATGAACTGCGAGAGCAGCCGCGCGGGTTCGTCCGTCGCGACGATGTCGGGGATCTCGCGGCGCAATTCGTCGAAGACGACCCTGATCTCACGACGAGCGAGGTTGGCGCCCAGGCAGAAATGGGCACCGCCGCCGCCGAAGCCGAAGTGCGGGTTGGGGGTGCGCGCCACGTCGAAAACCCAGGGATTCGCAAACGTCGACTCGTCGCGATTGGCCGAGTTGTACCACAGCGTCGCCTTGTCGCCGGCCTTCATCTTGGTGCCGCTGAGCTTGAAGTCCCGGGTCAGGGTGCGTCGCATGTAGACCACCGGGGAGGCCCACCGCACGATCTCCTCGACGGCGGTGGGGGTCAGGCGATCGAAGTTGGACCACCACTTCTCCCGCTCGGCGGGGTAGCGCGACAGCGCCAGCACACCATGGCTGATCGCATTGCGCGTCGTCTCGTTGCCGGCCACCACCAACAGGATGAAGAACGACGCGATCTCCGTCGACGACAGCCGTTCCCCGTCGACCTCGGCTTCCACCAGGCTGGTGGTCAGGTCGTCATGGTGATTGGACCGCCGGTCCTCGGCCAGCGCGCTGGCGTACGCGCCGATGTCCATCGAGACCTGAAGGAACTCATTGAAATCCGTCGCCAGATCCGGGTCGCCGAACCCGAGAATGACGTTGGTCCAATGGAATATGCGCTGATGGTCCTCTTCGGGGATGCCCATCATGTCGCAGATGACCTGCAACGGCAGCGGACCGGCGAGCTCGTTGACCAGCTCGGCCTCCCCGTCGGGATGATTGGCGATCAGTGACGCGACCAGCCGGCGGGCCCGCTCGCGGACCGAGGCCTCGATGCGCGCCACGACCTTCGGGGTGAACGCGCGGCTGACGATCGAGCGCAGCCGCTGGTGCCGCGGATCGTCGAGCACGATCATCGAGCCGAAGTACTCGCTGATCTCCGGAGTGTTGTCGCTGATCGTGATGTTGGGGCTGGAGCTGAAGATGTCCGGGTGACGACTCGCGAAATGCACGTCGTCGTGTTTGGTCAGCGCCCAATGCCCGCCGCCCGGTTCGAACCCCTCGTACTCGATCGCGGGCCAGAACGAGATCGGTGCCTCGCGGCGCAGGGTGGCGAACGCGCCGTCGCGGAAGTCGTCGTCCAACGCCCAGAAGTCCAGCGACTCGAGATGGATGTCGGTGAGCGCAATGTCCGGCGGTGACGTCCCGTTCGTCCGCGGCGCCAGGCCTTTCCTGGGACCGGTCTTGAGGCTCATCTAGACCTCCTTTGTGGCGAAAATGGGAGTGCTGGGTCAGTGCGTGCAGACCGTCCTGGCGGGCGCACCCGTGGTGGCCGTCGCGGCACTCACCACGTTGCCGTCCAGCAAGATCTTGCAAGAGATCGGGCCCGGCCCCTGCGCGCTGACGGTGAACACCTCGCCGCCGTAGCCGGTGAACTCCGTCGACCAGGGCAGCGGCGCATTCACCTGATGCAGCTGCCCGTTGTCGGTTTGGTAGTAGATGAACTCGGCGACGGCGGGCCCGTTGATCTCGTAGCGGACCTTCGGCATCTGGGGAAGGGCGTGCGCTACGCCGCATGCGTTCGCGAACCCGAAACCGACGGCCAATAGGACCGAAGGTCCGGCGAGGTGCTTCGTCATGATTTGCATCGTGTCACCGCGAGCGGCGGTAGGGAAGCTTATGGTGAAGCGTGAAGCGGGGGCTGGTGACCGGGAAGGTGGCGTCAAGGCATGGCGGGACACGGCTCAAAGCGTGTGGTGGTGTACGGAACCGGCTTCGTCGGCAAGATGGTGATCGCCGAGATCGTGAAGCATCCGCTGTTCGAGTTGGTCGGCGTCGGCGTGAGCAACCCCGCCAAGGTCGGCCGCGACGTCGGTGAGATCTGCGGGCTGCCCGAGCCGGTCGGCATCACCGCCACCGACGACGTCGACGCCCTGATCGCATTGAAACCCGACGCACTGGTGCACTACGGCCCGACGGCGATGCACGCCAAGGAGAACATTTCGCTGATCACCCGGTTCCTGCGGGCCGGCATCGACGTGTGTTCGACCGCGATGACCCCGTGGGTCTGGCCGACCATGAGCCTGAACCCGCCGAACTGGATCCAGCCGATCACCGAGGCCTGCGAGCTGGGGGAGTCGTCCTGCTTCACCACCGGCATCGACCCAGGATTCGCCAACGACCTGTTCCCGATGACGCTGATGGGGCTGTGCTCCGAGGTGCGCCGGGTCCGGGCCTCCGAGCTGCTGGACTACACCAACTACGAGGGAGACTACGAATTCGAGATGGGCATCGGCCGTGAGCCGGAGTTCAAGCCGATGCTGGAAGACCGCGACATGCTGATCTTCGCGTGGGGCGCCACCGTCCCGATGATCGCGCACGCCGCCGGCATCATGCTCGACGAAATCACCACCACCTGGGACAAGTGGGTGACACCCACGGAGCGCAACTCCGCCAGGGGCGTCATCAAACCGGGGCACGTGGCCGCCGTCCGGTTCACCATCAACGGCGTCTACCAGGGCGAGACCCGCATCCAGCTCGAACACGTCAACCGCATCGGGCTGGACGCCGCCCCGGACTGGCCGACGGGCCACGACAACGACGTCTACCGCGTGGACATCGAGGGGACCCCAAGCATTTTCCAGGAGACCGCGTTCCGGTTCACCGACGGCTCGGGCCGGGACGCGGCCGCGGCCGGATGCCTGGCGACCGGCCTGCGCGCACTCAACGCCGTTCCGGCGGTCAACGATTTGCGGCCGGGCTGGGTCACCCCGCTGGACCTTCCGCTGATCGCCGGTGCAGGCAACATCCGGTGACCGGCGCACAGCGGGCGCATAGCTGTCGCTGACACGGAATACAGGTTTTGGCGGCACAATAACGGCTAGCCGGATGCGAGTCGCTGCTGCGGATACGGGGATCGGGATATGGCCATTGGAGTCGGGACCGCGCTGGGCTTATCGATTGGTGCCACCAACCTGGCGGCCGTCACCGCCGACAACGCCATCACCCGCAAGCCCGTTCTGACGCTGTATCCGGATCGGCCCGCCGAGATCGGCATCCCCGCGGAGAATCCACGATTGCAGGGGCCCGGCGTGGTGATCACCGGCTTCGTCAACCGGGTCGGCGACCCACGTGGCGTCGTGGCGGTCGACGGTTCGGTGCACCGCAGCGAGGTGTTGGTCGCCGACGCGTTGCGGGCGCTCGCGTATGCCGCCACCGGCGGACGCGCCCTGCCCGACGACGTCGCGGTCACCTATCCGGCCCACTGGGAGTCACACGCGGTGGAGGCCCTCGGCACCGCCCTGAGCGAGATCCCCGAATGGGCGCGACGCACGCGTCCGACCCTGCTGATCCCCGACGCCGCGGCCACGTTGCTCGCCGTGCGGACCAGCCCGGGCATCCCGCCGCGCGGAACCGTCGCGGTCTGCGACTTCGGCGGCACCGGCACCAACATCACCTTGATGCACGCCGACGGTGACTACCGGGCGTTGGCCCCGACCGTTCGGCACCGCGAATTCTCCGGCGACCTGATCGACCAGGCGCTGCTGGGCGCCGTCATCGCCAACATGCCGACCACTGGTGCGTTCCCGTCCGGCAACGTGGCGATCGGCTCGCTGAGCCGGCTGCGCAGCGCATGCCGGATCGCCAAGGAACAGCTCTCATCGGGCACGGTCGCCACGCTCACCGACGGGCTGACCGGGACGCGCGGCGAAGTCCGGCTCACCCGGGACGAACTCGACGACGCGATCCGTCCCTCGCTGAACCGCACGATTTCGGCATTGGACGAAGCCTTGGCGCGCAACGGAATCCGTGATCTCGTCGCGGTGGTCTCGACGGGCGGCGGGGCGAACCTGCCGACCGTCACCACCGCGCTGTCGCGGCACTTTCGCGTCCCTGTCGCCACGACGCCGCGCCCGCAACTCGCGGCGGCGGTCGGCGCCGCGTTGCGGGTCGCGCACGGCCCCGGCGATGCGGGCGCGACGCTCTCGGCTCCGGCCGCACCTGCCGCGCCTGCCGCGTCCGCCACGCTCTCGGCTCCGGCCGCGCCTGTGACGGCTCGGGCATCGGTTCCCCCGGATCCGCGCCCGGAAGCGACCGCGACCACGCAGGCGCCGCCGGCCGAGCCGACGCAGGCCGAGCTGGCACGGGCCTGGGCCACCGGGCACAACTCGCGGGTCACCGCCGCCGGGTATTCCGGGCCGGACCCCGATGCGGCGACCGGAGCGGCCGTGGCCGCGACTGGGTCGGCCGAGGCCGCACCTGAACCCGTCCAGCGCAAGCGGCTGGTGTCTCGCCGGCATCTGCTGCCGGCGGCGGCGGTCATCGTCACCGTCGCGGCGGTGCTGTTGGTGGGGACCGCCGTGGCAATCGGGCTTACCGCGCAGAACAAGACGGCCACCACGCCAACCCCGGCTCTGAGTACGACACCACCGGCGCCCCACAGCGCGACCGCCGAGCCGGCGCCGCCGCCACCCGACGTTCCGGTGCCGTCAACCTCCGACACCACCCCGCCCGCCGACACCGAGACGCCGATGACCACCACGCCCCGGGCTACTCCTCAGGCGGCCCCACCGGCAGCGCCCGCCCGTCCGGCGACTCCGGCGGCTCCGCGCAAAGTGGCGGCCCCGCCGATCCCACCCGTTCCGGGCGTGAACGAACCCATCCCCGGGCTCGACCGCGTCAACCAGATCATTCAGGAGATCGAGGGCAACCTCGGCATCAGCGCGCTAGGACCGATACCCGCTCATTGAGCCCTACGTCGTCAATTCGGGTTCAGCTCAATCGTCTTCGCCCTTGTTTTCGGCCTTGGCCGCTTCTCTCAGCTTCTCGTTGAGGGTTTTGTCCTTTTCGATCTGCTCGTTCAGCGCCTCTTCGTCGCGCTGGCCATCGCCCTTTTCTTGGGCATCAGAGCCCTGGGCGTCCGAGTCCTGGGCGTCCGAGTCCTGGGCGTCCGAGCCCTGGGCATCCGAGTCCTGGGCATCCGAGTCCTGGGCGTCCGAGCCCTCGGGTTCTTCGTGCTTGGGATTGCCGTCTTCGTCCAGCCACTCGTTGACCGCGGTGCCGGACACGCTTCCGCCGGTGCCGGGCAGGACGATCGTGGGCTTTTCTTTGTAGGCCTCCATCATCTCGGAGGCCTTCTTTTTGGCGTCCTCGTCCGGCTCGGGCTTCTCGGTCAGCCGTTGCTCATCATCCTTTCCACCAGTTTGATCAGCTTGTTCGGCTCGATCACTCGACCTATCGTCCTTAGGCTCCTTGTCGTCCTCGGTCCCTTTATCGTCCTGCACGCTCATGCGTCTACCCCCTTGCAGTCGCAGGTTGACGATTGGAAGGGGTTACCCGCCGCGCGGATGTGCCGAAACTCTCATCAGCGTCGTGCGTCGCGCTTGACCAGCACGACCACCGCCTGCGGGATCCGCATCGGCTCGGGCGCGCTGGACAGCCGCTCGGCCACCGCGCCCGCCAAGTGCTCGACGAATTGCGCCGCCCGCTCGTCGTGGAGCCCCCCGTCGAGTGCGGCCACCAGGGAGGGGAACAGCGCGAATCGGGCGAAGGCCGCCCATTGCGCACCGAAAGCCTCTGCGTCGTGGTCTAACTGGTAGCGAGCCCAGAACCGGTCCTCGGCGTTGAACATCTCGAGGTGCTCGATCATCAGGCCTTCGAACCGCCCCTTCGGCGCGAACGGGGCACGAAAGTCCTTCTCGGCACGGGCGAAGGTGGGAATCGCCATGCGCCGCAACTCATCCGGATGTAGTAGACCCTCGCGCGCCTGATCGTCCAGCGCCTCCACGAGGGCGTCGAGCAGCGGGGCGAAGCCCGCCGTGTCGTCATCGTCGGCGGCGAGCGTCAGCGCCACCAGCCGGCCCTCGGGAGCCAACTCCCGGCCGCGGAAGGCGACGAAGTTATGCCAGTCCAGCGCCGCCTGGTCGGCATAGGCCGAGTGCACGGCGTCGTCCTTGCTGCGCGAGACGTGCACGTGATCGTGCACCTCGCAGGGAGTTCGGCTCAGCCACTGCGTCGCCCACGACGTCCAGCCCAGGTTGACGGTCTTGGCCGGCACGATCTGGTCATAAAACGAACGGCCGACGGCCGAGGTGTACGTCGCCGTGTCGGAGTGCAGGTAGCTTTCCGGGTCGTCATGCACCGTCTCGAACAGTGCGGCGAAGTCGTTGCCCGGTACATCGGTGTGCGCCACCAGGATTGCGTGATCGTGGCGGGTGCGGCGACGCAGCACCGCGATGCCCGCCGATAGCGGCCTGAGTGAATTGTGACCGTTGGCCGCGCCGTAGTCGGCGATGACGATCGGCTGCGGAGCCTTGGGCAGTGTCACCTGTTCGGCGGCCCGCTCGAACGCCGCGATCGCATGCGCCAACCCGGCGGCCCGCAGCCGCGACGTCTCGGTGTAGGCAGGCTCGGGCCGCACCACAATGCTCGATTCGGGCATCCGGGGTTCAGGCGGCATGGGTCAACGATAGAGGCCGAACCGGTTGACAGTTCGGCGTGCAGGAATCAGTGGCCGCGGGCCACCCATTCCTCGTAGTGCACGATTTCGTCGCCGATGGTGGTGCTGTCGCCGTGGCCGGTATGCACGACGGTGTCACCTGGCAACGTGCCGAGCCGGCCGGAAATCGACTGCAGGATGGTCGGGAAGTCCGAATAGGAGCGCCCGGTAGCGCCTGGGCCGCCGGAGAACAAGGTGTCCCCGCTGAACACGACACCTTTGGGGCCCAGCTCCGGGGCGTACCAGCACACCGATCCCGGCGAGTGGCCCGGCGTGTGCAGCGCCAGCAGCTCGGTGCCGGCGACGTCGAGCGTGTCACCGTCGGCGATGGTGCGGAAGTCCTTGTCCGGGTGAGTCATTCGCCACAGCACGTCGTCGCCGGGATGCAACAGCACCGGGGCGTCCAGCGCCGCGCTCAGTTCGGGTGCCACGGTGACGTGGTCGTTGTGGCCGTGGGTGCACACCACCGCGATCACATTGCGCTTACCCACCGCCGCCAGGATCGGCTCGGCGGAATGCGCGGCATCGAACACCACCACGTCGGAGTCGTCGCCCACGACCCAGATGTTGTTGTCGACTTCCCAACTGCCACCGTCGAGTTCGAAGGTGCCGTGGGTGACCAGCCGTTCGATGCCCGCCATCAGAGCACCACCACCGAGCGCAACACGTCGCCGCCGTGCATCCGGTGGAACGCCTCTTCCACGTCGCCGAGCCCGATGCGCTCGGAGACGAACTGCTCCAGCGGCAGCCGGCCCTGCAGATAGAGGTCGATCAAGGTGGGGAAGTCGCGTTCGGGCAGGCAGTCGCCATACCACGAGGACTTCAACGAACCGCCGTGGCTGAAGAAGTCCACCAGCGGCATGTCCAGGCGCATGTCGGGAGTCGGAACACCAACCAGCACAACGGTTCCGGCGAGGTCGCGGGCGTAGAAGGCCTGCTTCCAGGTTTCCGGCCGGCCCACGGCGTCGATCACCACGTTCGCGCCGAACCCGTCGGTGAGGTCCTGAATGGTCTTGACCACGTCGAGTTCGCGGGCGTTGACGGTGTGGGTGGCGCCGAACTTGCGGGCCCAGTCCAGTTTGGTGTTGTCGGTGTCGACGGCGATGATCCGCCGCGCGCCTACCAGCGCCGCGCCGGCGATCGCCGCGTCGCCCACGCCACCGCAACCGATCACCGCGACGGTGTCGTCCCGGGTGATGGCCCCGGTGTTGATCGCCGCGCCCAGCCCGGCCATCACCCCGCAGCCCAACAGGCCCGCGACCGCGGGGTCGGCCTCGGGATTGACCTTGGTGCACTGGCCGGCGGCCACCAGCGTCTTGTCGGCGAACGCGCCGATGCCCAGCGCGGGTGTGAGCTCGGTGCCGTCGGTCAGCGTCATCTTCTGGGTGGCATTGAAGGTGTCGAAGCACAGGTGCGGCCTGCCGCGCTTGCACGCCCGGCACTGCCCGCAGACCGCGCGCCAGTTCAGCACCACGAAGTCGCCCGGTGCGACGGCGGTCACGTCCGGGCCGACGGCCTCGACTCGGCCGGCGGCCTCGTGGCCGAGCAGGAAGGGATACTCGTCGTTGATGCCGCCCTCGCGGTAGGTCAGGTCGGTGTGGCACACCCCGCAGGCGATCACGTCGACCAGAGCCTCGCCGGGCCCGGGATCCGGGACGACGATGTCCACCAACTCAACAGGTTCGCCCTTCTTGCGTGAAATCACGCCGCGCACTGTCTGACTCATGGGCTCCAACCTACTGACCGCCGCCATACATCTCGCGGCGGGTTGTCCACCCATCCGCTGTTGGCAACCGGCCGGCCATCGACCGGGTGTAGCGTCCCTGGGCGTGACGGCTTTGGAGACCACCGAAGAATTCACCGAACGAATCACCGCGGCCATCGACGGCGCCAGCCTGACGCTGTTGCTCAGCATCGGGCATCAGACCGGGCTGCTGGACACGATGGCCGGGCGGGCACCGGCCACCAGCGAGCAGATCGCCGAGGCGGCCGGGCTCAACGAACGCTACGTCCGGGAGTGGCTGGCCGGCATGACCACCGGACGCGTCGTCGACTATGACCCCGACACCGCGACCTACTCGTTGCCCACGCAGCGCGCCAAGGTGCTGACGCGTGCGGCCGGCCCGGACAACCTGGCCCTGGTGACGCTGCTCGTTCCGGTGCTTGCCGAGGTCGAACAGAAGATCATCGGGTGCTTCCGCGCCGGGGGCGGGCTGCCGTACAGCGAATTTCCCCGCTTCCACGCGTTGATGGCCGAGCAGAGCGGCGTCGTGTACGACACCGCGCTGGTCGACGTGGTGCTGCCGTTGGTGGACGGCCTGGTGGAGCGGCTTCGGTCCGGCGCCGACGTGGCGGATTTCGGCTGCGGCAGCGGACACGCCATCAACGTGATGGCGCAAGCGTTTCCGGCCAGCCGCTTCACCGGCATCGACTTTTCCAAGCAGGCCATCGCCACCGGAATCCGGGAAGCCGCCGAGCGGGGCCTGTCCAACGCGGGCTTCGAAAGCCACAATCTCGCTGATTTGGACAAGGCGGACGCCTACGACGTCATCACCGTCTTCGACGCCATCCACGATCAGGCGCAGCCGGCGCGGGTCCTGGAGAACATCTACCGCGCGCTGCGGCCCGGCGGTGTGCTGCTGATGGCCGATATCAAGGCGTCGAGCCGGCTCGAGGAGAACGTCGGCGTCCCGATGAGCACCTACCTGTATACGACGTCGTTGATGCACTGCATGACGGTGTCGCTGGCGCTGGACGGCGCCGGACTGGGCACCGCCTGGGGCACCCAACTGGCGGTGTCGATGCTGGGCGATGCCGGGTTCGGTGATGTGAGCGTGGCCGAGATCGAGTCGGACCCGATCAATAACTACTACATCGCCCGGAAGTGATGGCGGCCCTTGACGCCCTGAACGACT
This window harbors:
- a CDS encoding septum formation family protein; translation: MLGSCAMATAAPLQPGAHTEKWIDLRAGECVTDLPPADGSRVNVTVVDCATAHLAEVYLRAPMAVDAAIATVANRDCAAGLAPYTGQSVDGGRLSITYLIDSNQDRTGANPTPSTVICLLQSANGQPLTGSARR
- a CDS encoding ester cyclase: MTIPAFPAAEVLAVRQKLVLDHFHDEVREAWDDVLATFPHPRYELIPQMLVHDGDAAVRDYYAYTRTAFPDQDHEIIALRHSADAVIVEFWLMGTHRGYLGKVPPTGSRFRVRMTAYFVFDTTETLVCERIYFDTLTMIKQLLGGLDMKKPANWWLAARCLRGFMSMSSEKPDPALTDTA
- a CDS encoding cytochrome P450 is translated as MSLKTGPRKGLAPRTNGTSPPDIALTDIHLESLDFWALDDDFRDGAFATLRREAPISFWPAIEYEGFEPGGGHWALTKHDDVHFASRHPDIFSSSPNITISDNTPEISEYFGSMIVLDDPRHQRLRSIVSRAFTPKVVARIEASVRERARRLVASLIANHPDGEAELVNELAGPLPLQVICDMMGIPEEDHQRIFHWTNVILGFGDPDLATDFNEFLQVSMDIGAYASALAEDRRSNHHDDLTTSLVEAEVDGERLSSTEIASFFILLVVAGNETTRNAISHGVLALSRYPAEREKWWSNFDRLTPTAVEEIVRWASPVVYMRRTLTRDFKLSGTKMKAGDKATLWYNSANRDESTFANPWVFDVARTPNPHFGFGGGGAHFCLGANLARREIRVVFDELRREIPDIVATDEPARLLSQFIHGIKTLPVAWTPPR
- a CDS encoding MmpS family transport accessory protein, encoding MTKHLAGPSVLLAVGFGFANACGVAHALPQMPKVRYEINGPAVAEFIYYQTDNGQLHQVNAPLPWSTEFTGYGGEVFTVSAQGPGPISCKILLDGNVVSAATATTGAPARTVCTH
- a CDS encoding NAD(P)H-dependent amine dehydrogenase family protein; translated protein: MAGHGSKRVVVYGTGFVGKMVIAEIVKHPLFELVGVGVSNPAKVGRDVGEICGLPEPVGITATDDVDALIALKPDALVHYGPTAMHAKENISLITRFLRAGIDVCSTAMTPWVWPTMSLNPPNWIQPITEACELGESSCFTTGIDPGFANDLFPMTLMGLCSEVRRVRASELLDYTNYEGDYEFEMGIGREPEFKPMLEDRDMLIFAWGATVPMIAHAAGIMLDEITTTWDKWVTPTERNSARGVIKPGHVAAVRFTINGVYQGETRIQLEHVNRIGLDAAPDWPTGHDNDVYRVDIEGTPSIFQETAFRFTDGSGRDAAAAGCLATGLRALNAVPAVNDLRPGWVTPLDLPLIAGAGNIR
- a CDS encoding Hsp70 family protein produces the protein MAIGVGTALGLSIGATNLAAVTADNAITRKPVLTLYPDRPAEIGIPAENPRLQGPGVVITGFVNRVGDPRGVVAVDGSVHRSEVLVADALRALAYAATGGRALPDDVAVTYPAHWESHAVEALGTALSEIPEWARRTRPTLLIPDAAATLLAVRTSPGIPPRGTVAVCDFGGTGTNITLMHADGDYRALAPTVRHREFSGDLIDQALLGAVIANMPTTGAFPSGNVAIGSLSRLRSACRIAKEQLSSGTVATLTDGLTGTRGEVRLTRDELDDAIRPSLNRTISALDEALARNGIRDLVAVVSTGGGANLPTVTTALSRHFRVPVATTPRPQLAAAVGAALRVAHGPGDAGATLSAPAAPAAPAASATLSAPAAPVTARASVPPDPRPEATATTQAPPAEPTQAELARAWATGHNSRVTAAGYSGPDPDAATGAAVAATGSAEAAPEPVQRKRLVSRRHLLPAAAVIVTVAAVLLVGTAVAIGLTAQNKTATTPTPALSTTPPAPHSATAEPAPPPPDVPVPSTSDTTPPADTETPMTTTPRATPQAAPPAAPARPATPAAPRKVAAPPIPPVPGVNEPIPGLDRVNQIIQEIEGNLGISALGPIPAH
- a CDS encoding class I SAM-dependent methyltransferase, translated to MPPEPRMPESSIVVRPEPAYTETSRLRAAGLAHAIAAFERAAEQVTLPKAPQPIVIADYGAANGHNSLRPLSAGIAVLRRRTRHDHAILVAHTDVPGNDFAALFETVHDDPESYLHSDTATYTSAVGRSFYDQIVPAKTVNLGWTSWATQWLSRTPCEVHDHVHVSRSKDDAVHSAYADQAALDWHNFVAFRGRELAPEGRLVALTLAADDDDTAGFAPLLDALVEALDDQAREGLLHPDELRRMAIPTFARAEKDFRAPFAPKGRFEGLMIEHLEMFNAEDRFWARYQLDHDAEAFGAQWAAFARFALFPSLVAALDGGLHDERAAQFVEHLAGAVAERLSSAPEPMRIPQAVVVLVKRDARR
- a CDS encoding MBL fold metallo-hydrolase, with translation MAGIERLVTHGTFELDGGSWEVDNNIWVVGDDSDVVVFDAAHSAEPILAAVGKRNVIAVVCTHGHNDHVTVAPELSAALDAPVLLHPGDDVLWRMTHPDKDFRTIADGDTLDVAGTELLALHTPGHSPGSVCWYAPELGPKGVVFSGDTLFSGGPGATGRSYSDFPTILQSISGRLGTLPGDTVVHTGHGDSTTIGDEIVHYEEWVARGH
- a CDS encoding S-(hydroxymethyl)mycothiol dehydrogenase; the protein is MSQTVRGVISRKKGEPVELVDIVVPDPGPGEALVDVIACGVCHTDLTYREGGINDEYPFLLGHEAAGRVEAVGPDVTAVAPGDFVVLNWRAVCGQCRACKRGRPHLCFDTFNATQKMTLTDGTELTPALGIGAFADKTLVAAGQCTKVNPEADPAVAGLLGCGVMAGLGAAINTGAITRDDTVAVIGCGGVGDAAIAGAALVGARRIIAVDTDNTKLDWARKFGATHTVNARELDVVKTIQDLTDGFGANVVIDAVGRPETWKQAFYARDLAGTVVLVGVPTPDMRLDMPLVDFFSHGGSLKSSWYGDCLPERDFPTLIDLYLQGRLPLEQFVSERIGLGDVEEAFHRMHGGDVLRSVVVL
- a CDS encoding class I SAM-dependent methyltransferase gives rise to the protein MTALETTEEFTERITAAIDGASLTLLLSIGHQTGLLDTMAGRAPATSEQIAEAAGLNERYVREWLAGMTTGRVVDYDPDTATYSLPTQRAKVLTRAAGPDNLALVTLLVPVLAEVEQKIIGCFRAGGGLPYSEFPRFHALMAEQSGVVYDTALVDVVLPLVDGLVERLRSGADVADFGCGSGHAINVMAQAFPASRFTGIDFSKQAIATGIREAAERGLSNAGFESHNLADLDKADAYDVITVFDAIHDQAQPARVLENIYRALRPGGVLLMADIKASSRLEENVGVPMSTYLYTTSLMHCMTVSLALDGAGLGTAWGTQLAVSMLGDAGFGDVSVAEIESDPINNYYIARK